In Pedobacter heparinus DSM 2366, the following are encoded in one genomic region:
- a CDS encoding PAS domain S-box protein — protein sequence MHHSKDPLFQILFNQLAEARLILKAEFPNFIVISSNSAWQNQSGTDKLYPGLNMDDLFLQVIEKGEALVLQPVLDNHSDKDTWFELEILPIKDISGDSTTYLMCTLYDVTERVNGEHALTASKVASAGLLLNNQELNEELATSNEELAAANEELTAVNEELLSAQERLRLLNNDLELLVQQRTLDLQHSEQKARFIVEDAPVAIGVLEGRNLIIDSANKKMLEIWGKDESVIGKTLREGLPELEGQAFLGILDDIFVTGSVFYGNEVMAVLEYSGILKEGYFNFVYQPVKDELGRTLSIMVVATEVTEQVKARKVIEESAHQLRRMVMTTPIGLTILKGTELSIEIANQPMLDIWGRRDEEVIGRNLTNVFPELADQPFPALLRNIFDTGKRVAEPSAKATIVLSDGTFKEIYVDFSYDPLFDLDGNVEAILASVKDVTELTEGRKMLQQRQEELETLNEEFLAANEELVATNDELFETQEDLKLLFERLKDNETRFRSLFEQSPVGMCFLKGEELIIELANENILKIWGRTREEVVGKPHALARPELRGQPMNEWLREVYVTGIPRINNELKVKLYDKGGLREAFVHSLYHPLKDEQGVVTGLLIILSDVTPWVQTRKQVEWAQEQLSQAIQSAELGTWYIKTETREFIPSQRLKELFGFQKDEVMTFADAIKLITDDYRESVVKAIEDTIENGSRFELEYPIHSYRDGQLRWLRSTGKLYPAESGTASHFSGTVLDITAHKLEEIRKNDFIAIVSHELKTPLTSLKGYLQLMRGRFDSSAAHSFFSTVSEKSLAQVEKMHSLVKGFLDVARLESAKLVLNLQPMRIDQLVLESAEEASLMYDQHEIIVEYCEPVEVMADRDKITQVLGNLLSNAIKYSPRGKIVSMSCKVIGTEVLVEVKDQGMGIKQHEISKVFDRFYRVETKHTTTISGFGIGLYLCAEIIKLHNGRIWVESKIGVGSSFFFSLPIGKVSP from the coding sequence ATGCACCACTCAAAAGACCCCCTTTTCCAGATCTTGTTCAATCAGCTTGCCGAAGCAAGGCTTATCCTTAAAGCTGAATTCCCAAATTTTATTGTTATTAGCAGTAATTCTGCATGGCAGAACCAAAGCGGAACAGATAAACTTTATCCCGGGTTAAATATGGATGACCTGTTTTTGCAGGTTATTGAAAAGGGTGAAGCATTGGTCTTACAACCTGTTTTGGATAATCATTCAGACAAAGATACCTGGTTTGAACTGGAGATCCTCCCGATCAAGGATATTTCAGGTGATTCCACAACATACCTGATGTGTACCTTATATGACGTGACTGAACGGGTAAATGGAGAACATGCGTTGACCGCCTCGAAAGTCGCGAGTGCGGGCTTGCTGCTCAATAACCAGGAACTTAATGAAGAACTTGCTACTTCTAATGAAGAACTTGCTGCGGCAAATGAAGAGTTAACTGCAGTTAACGAGGAACTATTAAGTGCTCAGGAAAGATTACGGTTGTTAAATAATGATCTGGAGCTCCTTGTTCAGCAGCGTACGCTAGATTTGCAGCATAGCGAACAAAAAGCCAGGTTTATTGTGGAAGATGCACCAGTAGCCATTGGCGTGCTGGAAGGCCGGAACCTGATAATTGATTCGGCCAATAAAAAAATGCTGGAAATATGGGGGAAAGACGAATCGGTTATTGGCAAAACTTTACGTGAAGGCCTGCCAGAACTTGAGGGGCAGGCATTTTTGGGTATTCTTGATGATATATTCGTTACCGGGTCAGTTTTTTACGGAAATGAGGTAATGGCTGTGCTGGAGTATTCGGGAATACTTAAAGAAGGTTATTTCAATTTTGTTTATCAACCTGTAAAGGATGAGCTTGGCCGTACATTAAGCATTATGGTTGTAGCTACTGAAGTGACTGAACAGGTAAAGGCAAGAAAGGTTATTGAAGAAAGTGCCCATCAGCTCAGAAGAATGGTTATGACTACTCCAATAGGTTTAACTATCCTTAAAGGAACCGAATTGTCCATCGAAATAGCCAATCAGCCGATGCTCGACATCTGGGGGCGAAGGGATGAAGAGGTTATCGGGAGAAATTTAACCAACGTTTTTCCGGAACTTGCAGATCAGCCCTTTCCAGCTTTGCTCAGAAATATTTTTGACACGGGAAAGCGGGTAGCTGAACCTTCGGCTAAGGCTACTATTGTTTTATCTGACGGTACATTTAAAGAAATTTATGTCGATTTTTCTTACGACCCGCTCTTTGATCTTGACGGAAACGTAGAGGCAATACTGGCCAGTGTAAAGGATGTAACCGAACTTACCGAAGGAAGAAAAATGTTGCAGCAAAGGCAGGAGGAACTGGAAACGTTGAATGAAGAATTTTTAGCCGCAAATGAGGAATTGGTTGCTACAAATGATGAGCTTTTTGAAACTCAGGAAGATTTAAAGCTGCTATTTGAGCGATTAAAGGATAATGAAACCAGATTTCGTAGTCTGTTTGAGCAATCGCCGGTAGGCATGTGTTTCCTCAAAGGAGAGGAATTGATTATTGAGCTGGCGAACGAGAATATTTTAAAAATCTGGGGACGAACAAGAGAAGAGGTAGTTGGTAAACCTCATGCACTTGCCCGGCCGGAACTTCGTGGGCAGCCCATGAATGAATGGCTTCGCGAAGTTTACGTTACTGGTATTCCACGTATAAATAATGAGTTAAAAGTTAAATTGTATGATAAAGGTGGACTTAGAGAGGCATTTGTTCATTCCTTATATCATCCTTTAAAGGATGAGCAGGGAGTTGTAACTGGTTTACTGATCATTCTTAGTGATGTTACACCTTGGGTACAAACCAGAAAACAAGTGGAGTGGGCACAGGAACAATTGAGCCAGGCTATACAGTCGGCTGAATTGGGTACCTGGTATATCAAAACAGAAACCAGGGAATTCATACCTTCACAACGACTCAAGGAATTATTTGGTTTTCAGAAGGATGAGGTAATGACCTTTGCTGATGCGATCAAACTGATTACTGACGATTATCGAGAAAGTGTTGTTAAAGCAATTGAGGATACCATTGAAAATGGCAGCAGATTTGAATTAGAATACCCAATCCATAGCTATAGGGACGGGCAGCTCCGTTGGTTAAGATCTACTGGAAAGTTGTATCCTGCAGAATCTGGAACAGCTTCACATTTTTCTGGAACAGTATTAGATATTACTGCTCATAAACTAGAAGAAATTCGAAAAAATGATTTTATTGCCATTGTTAGTCATGAGTTAAAAACTCCATTAACAAGTTTAAAAGGATATTTACAGTTGATGAGAGGTAGATTTGATAGCTCGGCAGCTCATTCATTTTTCAGCACAGTTTCTGAAAAATCTTTAGCTCAAGTAGAAAAAATGCATTCATTGGTAAAAGGATTTCTTGACGTGGCAAGGTTAGAATCTGCAAAGTTGGTGCTGAATCTTCAGCCTATGCGTATAGATCAGCTTGTACTTGAATCAGCTGAAGAAGCCAGTCTGATGTACGATCAGCACGAAATTATAGTGGAGTATTGCGAACCCGTTGAAGTTATGGCTGACCGTGACAAAATTACACAGGTATTGGGTAACTTGTTGAGCAATGCAATTAAATATTCTCCCCGGGGTAAAATAGTTTCGATGAGTTGCAAGGTTATTGGTACTGAAGTGCTTGTTGAAGTTAAAGATCAGGGGATGGGTATCAAACAGCATGAAATATCTAAGGTATTTGATCGCTTTTACCGTGTCGAGACCAAACATACAACTACAATTTCCGGATTTGGGATCGGACTGTATTTATGTGCTGAGATCATTAAATTGCATAATGGAAGGATTTGGGTTGAAAGCAAGATTGGTGTCGGATCTTCTTTCTTTTTTAGCCTGCCAATTGGTAAAGTTAGCCCCTGA